Proteins from a genomic interval of Anas platyrhynchos isolate ZD024472 breed Pekin duck chromosome 4, IASCAAS_PekinDuck_T2T, whole genome shotgun sequence:
- the PPP1R3B gene encoding protein phosphatase 1 regulatory subunit 3B: MHGARVLDYFPHKQAMAVDVAMQLYLCSSPLRRERCACKIAPKPNKPLRPCIQLNSKALLTGPEEAADSFPHTKVKKKVSFADSRGFALTMVKVFSEFDDPLDIPFNITELIDNIVGLTTVERDSFVLDFVQPSADYLDFRNRLQTDCVCLENCMLKERSVVGTVKVKNLAFEKSVRIRMTFDTWKNFVDYPCQYVKDTYGGSDRDTFSFDISLPEGIQSHERVEFAISFECNGKVYWDSNRGTNYRIIRSELKSAQEAICPPRGPDFGSAFDQFGSPRCSYGLFPEWPSYSGYEKLGPYY, from the coding sequence AGTATTAGACTACTTTCCTCACAAGCAAGCGATGGCTGTGGACGTAGCGATGCAGCTGTACCTGTGCTCTTCACCCCTGCGAAGAGAGAGGTGTGCCTGCAAAATTGCCCCAAAGCCAAACAAGCCGTTGCGGCCGTGCATCCAGCTGAACAGCAAGGCACTGCTGACAGGACCAGAAGAGGCAGCAGACTCCTTCCCACACACCAAAGTGAAGAAGAAGGTGTCGTTTGCAGACAGTAGAGGCTTCGCTCTGACGATGGTGAAGGTGTTCTCGGAGTTCGATGATCCCCTGGATATTCCTTTCAACATCACCGAGCTGATCGACAACATCGTGGGTCTGACGACGGTTGAGAGGGACAGCTTTGTCCTGGATTTTGTCCAGCCCTCTGCGGACTACCTGGACTTCAGAAACCGTCTCCAGACGGACTGCGTGTGCCTGGAAAACTGCATGTTGAAGGAGCGGTCTGTGGTGGGCACAGTGAAAGTGAAGAACCTGGCTTTTGAAAAGAGCGTGAGGATCAGGATGACATTCGACACCTGGAAAAACTTTGTAGACTACCCGTGCCAGTACGTCAAGGATACATACGGAGGGTCAGATCGGGACACGTTTTCCTTTGACATCAGCTTGCCCGAGGGAATTCAATCCCATGAAAGAGTCGAGTTTGCCATCTCCTTTGAGTGCAATGGCAAAGTGTACTGGGACAGCAACAGAGGCACGAACTACCGCATCATACGGTCGGAACTGAAGTCTGCCCAGGAAGCCATTTGCCCCCCGCGTGGCCCTGACTTTGGCAGTGCCTTTGACCAGTTTGGGAGCCCTCGCTGTTCCTACGGCCTGTTCCCTGAGTGGCCGAGCTATTCGGGCTACGAGAAGCTGGGGCCTTACTATTGA